The Methanobrevibacter sp. TMH8 region AGTGGAGGAATAATAATAGCACAATTTTTTGTAGCATTGCCCTATGCAGTTAGAACATTATATTCTACTTTTAACTATATAGATCCTCGATATGAATTTGTTTCTCGTAGTCTTGGATATAATGAAATATCTACATTTGTAAATGTTACTCTTCCAATGGCTAAAAACGGTCTTTTTGCTAGTGGAATAATATCATTAGCCCGTTGTATAGGAACATTTGCATCAGTACTCTTTGTAGGAGGAGGTATCTTAATGAAAACAGAGACTTTAGCTGTTTCAATGTACCTTAATTTATCTACAGGAGATATAGATATGGCAATTACAGCAGGAATACTTTTAGTGGTTATTTCATTTATAACAATAGCTGTGATGGAAAGATATGCTCAAGAACACCATATATAACAATTATATAAACAATTAATATATATTTGATAATTATGAATATTTAACTAGTATTGATTCGATAGTATCGCTACTATTATTGATTAATTATATACATTTAATATAAATTTGTGATTTTATGTATTTAGAGATTGAAGATTTATCTGTTGATTTAGGAGAATTCCAACTGAAAAATATAAACCTTGATGTTAATGAAGGAGAATATGTTACTTTAATTGGGCCTACAGGAAGTGGAAAATCTGTTTTATTAGAAACAATAATTGGATTTTATTCCCCAGATAAAGGAATTATAAAATTACATGGGAAAATAATGAATAATGTTCAACCAGAAAATCGAGGTATTGGAATAGTATATCAAGATAATATCTTATTTCCAAATATGGATGTTTATGAAAATATCGCTTATGGTGCTAGAAAAAAGTTTTCAGAAGAAGAAATTCATGAAAAAATAGTTAAAATTGCAAAAAAAATGAAAATAGACCATATCCTTCATCGTGATATAGCTACATTAAGTGGAGGAGAAGCACAACGAACTTCACTAGCAAGAACACTCATTG contains the following coding sequences:
- a CDS encoding ABC transporter permease subunit, which codes for SGGIIIAQFFVALPYAVRTLYSTFNYIDPRYEFVSRSLGYNEISTFVNVTLPMAKNGLFASGIISLARCIGTFASVLFVGGGILMKTETLAVSMYLNLSTGDIDMAITAGILLVVISFITIAVMERYAQEHHI